In Gopherus evgoodei ecotype Sinaloan lineage chromosome 7, rGopEvg1_v1.p, whole genome shotgun sequence, the sequence ATCAAAATCTGAGATCTTTTGTGTAACAGAATTAATCGGCTGGCTAGGTGTGTCCTCTTTGCTAACAGTTATGGGCAAGTCTTCCTCCTCCCTGTCagtcaggtaatttgcatcaacagaGACACTgtaccaggggtctcaaacacgagGGCCATGGGGCTATTTTCTGCAGTCCGTTAAGCGCCCTGTGCCCGCCCACtggcctacctccaggccaggggtgggcaaactacagccacaGAATTGCCCCCATCGAGCCCTGTACCACTCCCtatggctgggggggtggggagaagcagagggCTCAGTCCGTGTGTTGCCCTGACTGTCAGGCACCGctccaccccccccgcccccgcagctcccattggccgggaacagggaaccacggccaatgggagcttcggggaagGTACTTGGAGGCACGGCAAGCAGGGTGCGGAGCcctgcattccccctcccccaggggccatagggacatggttccagctacttccTGGAGCGGGACCAGGGCTAGGGgtggcagcctgccctggccctggtgcgtgccactgccaccccgAAGCCCTCATGCACCTtgcccccaattccctgcccagagccccctgcctgtACCTgaaccctctgctgcaccccaacctcctgccctgagccctctgccgcaTCGCACACCTgtcttgcaccccaatcccctgccctgagcctcctgctgcatcccacatcccttctgcaccctgagacCTCTGCCTGCAACCCAGCCCCCTGTTGCACCTcacctccctcccctgagcccccaccacacccctgaTGCACCctctaggggcagggagggggtggaggtggggtggggacttcagggaaggggtggggcctcatggaaggggtggagtgggggcagggccagaagCAGTAATGGGGcgtgtgtcagtgatgcggccctcgggccaatgaactagccctcGTGGctctcatggtcatttgagtttgagatctcTGCACTAGACTTTACACATTTTCAGATGCTTAACTGTTACCAACTGCAAGGCTGGACTTTGTCTTAAAAAGATACCATCCATTTTCACTAGCATGTTAGACTCAAGGTCTTTTTGTCCTTCCATTACCAACCTCTGCTTCCACATGGAATCGGCTGTTAAGTCCACTAAGAGACTACAAGACATATCCAAAGTGTCTAGAGATGAGAGTTTGCCTGTCATCCCCTGTATTCTTGAGAGATCAATTGCACAGCTGTCCTGCTCTGTAGATTCAGCTATCCAGTCTTAACCTCTGAACCTGAGACACAGACTGTTCACTTAAAGAATCAACATGGAAACATTCCTGTCCCAACAACAGTGTCTTCCCAACAAGCTGGCCAAACACAGTCAATTGATCATCATAGGGCCATTCAAATTCCCTAAATCTTCATTCCACCTTGTAAAAACCTTCTTTAAGTTATCCACACtgggggctagtctacactggcaatgctaaagcgctgccacagcagcactttaacatggcttgtgtggtcACGGCAGACCACAGCAGCTCTAAAAATAACCACCACAACAAGGGacatggctcccagtgctggggcactgtctacactggaactttacaaaactgaaacttgctgcgctcagggggctGGTTTTTTCATGTCTGGTCTCTGGGACTTTGTTATGACACTAACAGGATGCAACCTATTTACAGTGTCTTTCTCTctagcagacacaaacttaggaacatttccttcctgggctttagttaAATCCAGAACCAACTCTGGGACAACTGATAAATTCTCAAGTAGCATAAGCTGAGAAGTACTTTCTGTCTGTACACCAAGAGGTACGAACTGCTTGGATAAGCATCCCAATGTGTGTATGCTTCTCTGAATCACACCCATCTTCAGACTCCTTAGAGATTTCCCCATTACTATCTACTACATTAGGAGTTTTCAGTGACACAGACCTAGATTTTCCCCCAGTATCTCTTATAGAAGTTTCTTTGTACTGTCCAGCAGAGCAAGGAGAACAATGGTGAGGTCTGGCTTTTTGTAAATTTCACACACAAGTTCCTCAGGTCCCCCATACAAATCaaaattatcatttttttaattatttggctGATTTACAGCCCTGCTTGTCAAAAATTGTCAGAGCTGAACCATTTATAAATACATTATGTTATCACCCAGTAGTCATAGACTGTATTATACTTTTACAATGCCTTTCAACCAAACATCTTCTAGGTGTTTTACAAGCAATAAAGAATTAATCCTTTAGACATTTCTGAGAATTTTCTCTGTTTTATCAAAGGCTCAAGTCAAGATTTTCAGCCAAAGTAAATCAGTAGGCTGATAAATCAGTGacatggttttcagaagtgctgggaatCCAAGATATCCAAAACTGATgtgtgattttgggtgctcaacttgacaCAActtaaagtggcctgattttcagggagTGGGATGCTCAGCACTTGCTGAAAAACAAGGCCCTTTAAGGTGTTTCAGGTAGGGTGCCCAAAAGACAAAATACAGTTTCTGCATGTAAAAATACACCcagtataataaataaaataaataataataattcatagcCACAAGTTACAGTAACACATATAAACATTTTTGTTCTTGTTCTGCCaataatggtttgtttttttcttcatggTATTTGGTTATTGCctgttatcatcatcatcatgaagCTAATGTTTATATAGTGCTGGCGCTTTACAGAACAAGTAAGAGACAGTCACTGACTCAAGGAATATGCagtctaagggccagatcctgagctagaTTTTTGGAAGGGATCCATGCCAGTGCAAAGGTTTGCCAGTGCACATGAAATTGCAGGATTGGACTCTAATTTTAGACATTATACAACGAGGAAGAGCTACAAACAGCAAGGGGCAGAAACGAGGGAAGATGAGTGTTACAATGACATGATTACACAGTTCCTGCATTTCATTGTGCGTACATCTATGTGATCCTTTCTCCAAAATAAATTCAAAGTTACATGGGTTATTTGTCATCAAACAACTGTTTTGCAGCTAAAATTTCCCCATTATTTAACTATGAATTGTGGACTGTTTCCTTCTCCCATGGACGTCAAGTGTTAATAATTCTGGCCTCTTGATTTTAACATGAAATTAACAGAACATCTGCCAGAGCATTAGGTCCATGAGACCCTATTTTCAGCTTCACAGGGGGGTCCTTTGCTGATCATATTACAGCAACTCCTGGGATTGGCCACTCATCATATTTTTGTTCTTTGGCCTGGACGCAGAGCAAGCTGGAAAAGCCACAATTCTCCTTCTCCTGCAATCAGATGTCCTGGAGCTACTACGGCAGCAGCCTTGCACATGTTATCACAGCATGGACCACATTCCAATGGAGAGATTGCATGTGGGACACTTCACCTCTGATTGGTGTTTGAATCCACTCTCTCCTCCTACTGAGCTTGACATAAAATTCATGTGGCAAACAAAGAAATTGTTCACACAGAAAATTAATATTAAGAAAGTTCTTTTAGCGTCTTTTAACATAATTGAGGTGAAGGAGGAGAGTTAATAATATGTAATGAGTCATCTTTCCTCAGATCACCAGCAAGCACCCATAGCCCATCTTCAAGGGATGGGCTTGCAAAGCACTgaccagctctacatttctgtctcttgctgcaTCCAAAGCTACAGTGTTTTTTCCGTGAAGAATTTGCCTCTAAACTCTGACATCTGTACAATTTATCGTAAATTATTAGCAAAGATTCTGTATATTCTAAGTTTCAACACGACATTTCAAACTATGTACCAACGATGGCATGAGTCAAGAACTAAGTAGCAGCTTAACACTATCTTACATGGCTTTTTGGAGGGTAAGAGCTTAGTCAAGCTCTTCATATTAATTTACTAATAATATTTTGTACTTAATGGAGCTTCTTATCCAAAGCTAGTTACATTATTTACAAAGGAGGCAAAGTattgtcccaattttacagatggagaaatttaGACAAAGCGAGGTCAATTCATTTGTTCACAAgcttgttcatttttattttgtattattgtttattttatttgataataaaaacaaaactcttgCTTTCTTTCCACTAGATTTGAAATTTTTAAGAATACTAAGCTGTTGAGGAAGTGCCCTTCTAGCAATCCCAAACAGAAAGGAAGCACTAATTAAACAGCATGCTATATGAAAACCAATACTTACAAGTTCCCTTAAGACAATTTTTAGAGTAATCTGCCTCTGTCTCTTACTGAAAGTTCTCTACTAGAAATAGAGGGTCCTTTCTGGAATCTCCTTCTCAGATATAGAAAACTGTTGTAAGTGAATTTCCATTTATCATGGGACATCTCCATCGGAGGCATCACTTCAAATAATATCCAAGGCCATCTATAAAGTTGGAAAACAACAGCACTTCCCTCTTTTCCCACAACACATCaagtaactgaaatcaatggcaatccTATCTCTGCAATGGAGCTATTCAGACCAATAAAATAATTCTCTTAAGGACTTTCTAACTTTAGGTTAATGGGTCCATATCTGAGGACAGTATCAAGCGCTTATATGAGATCTCAGTAGAGATTCATGCATTTATACaggtatttcattttaaattctgatGAAATTGGCCTACTGCACAGTATTTTATGACTAGGAGAGACTATCTGAATACAATAATTGGATATGCTAAAATGACTATTACAGAAAAAAAGAGGATTTATTGAAATGATTATTGGAAAATTGCCATTTTATCAGGACTCCAAGAGTAAAGTATAAAATAGTTAATAACCTGGTTAtttcttcccctctgccccatcaaCAAGGGAAGTAACAAGACTGTCACAGGCTTTGACAACAGCCTATCATGATTCATATCTCCCCAGTTAGCCCCCATATTTCTAGCTTTGGGTTTGCAAATCATCATGGGATGCCTTACATTCCCTATCCATTGCATATTGTTGCACTGTTTCTTAATACTTTGGTCATTGTTAACATTGTAAGCTGCAGCTAACTGAAACTAAATAGGCCTAAATTGCTTTGGTTAGCAAGTGAACCCCCTATTATTCCTTCTTCTAGAGAGGGCCAGTAAGGCTGTAGAGACAAACTAAGGGGAAAATACCCTTAGGCTTGAGAGGTCGGTTTATGGTTAGAAAGGAGAAGATGGGCCTAgcaagggaaagggaggagataGCATGACAGAGTCTCTTTATAGAGGAAACTGGAAAGGCctgaaaaataactttaaaaagatcAGTTAATTAAAAGGTGGGAAGGGGTTTGCAAAGCTTAGTATGAACAAGATAGTTTTGaagaattgtatttttaatttaattggaaACATGATTTTAAATTTATTGGAACTTGGTTATTTGGAATCCCTAACAAAACCAATGCTTAAACTCCCTTGATTTTTGGTTGTCACCTTGATAACTAGCTAAGTTGAGGAGTTAAGTGCACCACTGACAGCCCAGCCAGCTGGCTGGGCTGAAAATAATATCTAAACCAACATGGAAAACCAAGTTTCAGTTCTCTGCACTTCCCTCAATCCCCACTCCGGAGGCAGTGAGACATTCGATCAATGAGAGGCTGAAAAGAATCTCAAATGCCAGGTTGCCAAAAGAAAACTGGGCAACTCTCTCAATGTGCACTTATAACTGCAGAACACTGATAAGGCAGGAATCAATAAACCATCTCATGGAGGAAAAGGCAAAAACAGCCTGCGATGTGCTGGCGTTTGCGAAACACAACAAAAGAAGGAGATGGAGGTCAGCTGGTGGGATGGAAGCATGGTCATTCTAGGAAAAGAAGAAGGCACAAGGATAGCTGGAGGAGTTGGATTCATCATAAACAAGGAATGGGCTTCAAAAATCATCTTGTGCCATTTGAAGTCATCGCGTATTGGGGTGCTTACCTCTGATTGAACCAATACAGCACTCTCAAAATCATCTAGATTTATGGTCCCACAACTGCATGCAAAGATGATGATGTGGAAGgattctataaggagctggaggAAACCTTCACTCAGAGTTCCACATATACGATTGCGATAAGAGACTTCAGTGCCTAGGTTGGAAGATGAAGAGAGAGCAAAAAGTTCATAGGAAGGTACGGTATCGGAGAATGTAACGTGCGAGGAGAACAACTAGCTATATTGGCAGAGACAAGGAGAATGTTAATTGATAACACCTGGTTCTGAAAGAAGGCCAACAGGAGATGGACTTAGATCACACTGAACATGAAGACAAAGAATGAAATATATTACTTTCTGATCGGTAGACGATGCATTGTGAAAGATATTTCAGTATTGCCATAATTTAACATAGGTAGTGATCATCGCCTACTGAGAGCCAGACTCATGTTCACTGTGAAGGTAGAGAAAAAGGCACTGTGTATGGTGAATAGAAGGCACATACCGATAGCTTTTGATGAGGCAATCCTGAAGGAAAACATTTCCAGGGAAGACTGGAGCCTCCTGGATGACTGTGGCGAGGATTATGAGAACTTCAGCAAGAGACTGAAATGGTACGTGAAATCAGCTGAGCGTGAAAGACCAAAAAGAGATAGAGGAAGAATCTCAGAGAATATAAAGACCTTGTTGGAGAACAGaaggaaaattaaaagaaatgaaagtgaCAGGCTTGAGTACTCTCTTCTCTGCAAGCTCACATGAATGAAGCTGAAGGAAGACTTCAAGAAATTTCTAACCAAAAAGCTCTTAAAGGCTGCTAAAGATCATAAAAGTCTCAAAAAATGCAAATGGGAATTGGCATTGTATAAGTCATCATTATCGGTTTTGATGAACAAGGATGGAGAATCAGTAACCGGTCAAACAGAGATGGAGGCAATCTGCAGGAATTTCTATACCCAGCTGTTTGCATCCCGTATAGATGTCCTAATGCCATCACTTCAACAAACCGATGAACACATACTCCAGGTTCTCATCAGCAAAATCCATCATGCAGTCCATTAGGGAAAGGGGAAAGGGGAAAGATCCAGGCAAGGATGGTCTGACAGCAGAAGTGCTTAAGGTGGGTGGTCAGGAACTCTGGAAAGCTCTCGCCCAAAGGTTCAGCAGTTACCTGGAAATCCAGAAGATACCATCCAGGTGGAAAGAATCCAATACCATCTTGCTGCATAAGAAAAGCGATCGAGAAAATCTAAAGAACTATCACTTGATCTGCCTGCTTTCGCATGTCTATAAGTTGTACACTAAAATAATAACAAATCGACTGTTGTGAAAACTGGATGAACAGCAACCTAGAGAGCAGGCCGATTTTTGAAGAAATGACTGCACAATAGACCACATCTTCACTCTAAACCAACTACTAGAGCGTTCAAGGGAATACAAGTTCCATTTGTGCATTGCTTTCATGGACTACGAGAAGGCGTTTGATAGCTTGGAGACCAAAGCCATTCCTGAAGCTCTTTCAGAACAGGGAATCAGCGAAAAATATATCACATTATAAAGGAAGCAaactctggctgcagcacagatATATCGCTATTCGATACTCCCCTCCAAATACCCATCGAGAAAGGTATGAAACAAGGAGATACAGTTTCACCAAAATTATTCACAGCCTGCTTTAAATTGGTCTTTTGATGAGCAGTCCTGAAAGGTGGGATTAATATCCATGGCAAGTGGCTAAACCATCTCAGGTTCGCAGATGATATAGTGCTGATAGCCAAAAATACAGTCCAGCTTGTGAAAATGCTTAAAGAACTGAACTCAAACAGCAGTCACATCGGATTAAAAATGAACCAGTTGAAAAAGAAATATGAGATCAGATGTTCTGCCAAGAATCCAGATAACTCTTGGAGGAAAGCAAATCCAAGAGgctgacaaaaatatttatttgggcTAGGAAGTCAACATGTGCTACAAtcagaaaggtgaactgtcacacacaaaaaaagctgGATGGTGCGCATTCAATGACATCAAGGACATCCTTCAAGGAAAGATCAGCAAAACAACGTATACAAATCTTTTTAACTTGACCGTGCTTCCAGCGATGCTATATGCCAGTGAAACATGGTCGCTGATGAAGATTGAAGAACATCAACTGTCTGTCACACAGAGGGCAATGGAACGATCATTTCAGGGCATTTTGCTCCATGATCACACCCCCAATGAAATAGTTAGGCAGCAGTCTGGAGTCGAGATGTTATTGTTGAAAGCAGGCTCAGAAAAATGCGATGGGCAGGACATGTGGCCTGACTCAGTGACAACAGATGGACTGCAGCTATATCTGACTGGTATCCGCAAGAACTGAAACAGCAACGAGGTCAGCCTCCAAAAAGGTGGGATGATTTTCTAATAAGGAGATATGGACAAACATGGAGAAGGATGGCCAGGGTGAGAGAAGATTGGAAGATGTATTGTGATCGGCTCAGTCTTAACTGATGAAGGACTGACAGTCTACGCAGTCTACCTTGATAACTGGAATGACTGAAATCAAACTAAAACACACTGCAAAACCCTTCAGCACAAggttttaattccattttaaagAGAGTCCTGAATGAGGGAGTCTTTCTACAAATGAATGAGACCTGGTAAGTTTGGTTGACAAAGCACCAATGGTAGTTTTgaataaaagtaaataaaaacagTCTGTTGGAACTCCATCTGCCTACAAAGAAAATGCTGGTGGCATTGCAGAAGATGGAATTGCATATCGAAATTAAATAGATAAGGTTAACAAAAAAATCTTACgtgtgaaaaaaaattatctccataaattaccaaattaaaaactaaaattgaatgtccttttttcccccattttgcaCTTCACTTATTTAGACAATGAAAATAGGCTGGTCATTTTCACTTTATTTAGGACTAGAGTCTTCCATACCTGCTCCCTCTGTGTAATACCTTTTTCCACAAGTAAGTAAGGGCGGAAGTAtctgtctttttcttttcagtttccatTTCAAATTCTCATGGCTGCGTTTTGGGTTACCTAGGAAACTGACTTGCTGGCGACAACCATTTTTAGCAGTCGGTTCCCTGAACTGGTGCTAAAAACAATTTTAGTGACAGTAGATGGGAGAAAGCTATTTTGCCAAGGTTAAAATGATCTTCAATCAGACGTCAGAGTTAGTTTTTACTGGGAAGCCATCATACAATGTCATCTAAATTTGCAAAGATTCAATTCGCTCTTAGATTTCTGAGTAATGTgggaatattagagagacaaggtgggtgaggaaatattttttattgcatcaacttctgttggtgagagcgcCAAGAtgtttctctaatatcccagaactgacacagctacaactacgcTGCATATAATAATGTGGGGCAGCAGTTACGTGTCTCCAAGTAGATATTAGATTCTCTCTCTATAATCCAGTCCTAAAGTCAAGTTAAATTTCTTGGCTCCAGAgctttgcagaaaaaaaatgttctcacTGATATCAACAAGGAAAACAACTTCTGATTTCTTTTTCTCATATTATGGTCGATATCGTGTTTCTGTAAGGGACAGCTtattttgtgttcatttattaatGTTTCTAAATGGTATTAGTTTTGAAAAACACAGCAAACAGACTGGTGATGGTCATTCAGATCAATGAGCTTAGTCTCTGTGACTTTCTGGGTCATCCCATTGCCTTTTGTTACCTTTTTGAGTCTGTCAACAACAGTGGGATAGGGCACATATTGCTTCTTTGATTTAAGGCTGGCGAAATTAATTGACTTAACTGTGTGCGAACTTGACTGTATTGCTAAGGTAAGTAATTTTTAGGGTGTGTAGAGCTTATGTCTTTGTGCTtggtttttaaatggaaaatgcctAGTATTTTTTATTACTAGTGTGCATGACTTGGTTTCCCTGTTCAGTTTTGTATTGATTCTTGACTGAGTGCATAGGTAAATCAAAAGGGACTGTTAAAGAACCAGCAGGAAAGGCAAGATACACACCTTGAAAGGAATTAAGGTAACAATGCCTGGACCATCAAATGGGGGCAGAAGCGATCTATCTGGCATGAGCCAGGCTATGATGTTTTACCCTTTTTAAGGCTCAGCCTAATGTCCAAATCCTTATCATGACTAGTCGGAAGGAAAAAGAAGGAGGTAAATGAGTGGCCAGCGATGCTATTCAGCGTGGCAATGAAAAGAGCCATGCAGGCTGTTTCTCCCAACTTAGAGATGGGGAATCAGGTGGACCTGCCTGAGCTATGGATAGAAAGGTTAAGCTAGGTAAGAAAATGTGCATCTAGGactgttttttgtttaataaagttACTATTGAATAAATGAGATGACATCACTTAAATGAGGATGCAAAGATCCTCACTTCATGGGCCCATAGTAGCAACAGTTACATAGTTGAATCCATTAAGATCTTGAAACAAGTTCATCACATCTCAGAGCAGGACAAACATGTAGATGAGGTGCTTCACCAAACACCAGCAAAGTAAGGCTTCAAGGAATCTTTGACAGCTGCTTTAGACAGGATAGATTTCCCTCTGGAAATTCTGGGTAAGTGGCCTGGAGTCTCTTTATTTCAAGCACCATTCATGCTAGGGCAGCCAAGCATATTTCTAGAAATTCTTTCTGATCCCTCTAttatcaatgatattttcatacCAGGGTCCCTATGAACTGCGCAGTTTTCTCTTGACACTAAGCAAAAGTGAATTAACACATAAAACAAGCATTAATCCACCAAAAGTGTGTCAAACCACCAAGCAGTGTGTTATCTTGTATTATTGGCCTTTGTCCCCTCTCCCATTTCCCTTATCTTCTCCAATTTTGTCTTCTCTGTCTTGTCTCTGTTTAGACTGTagaatctttggggcagggattttgtCTGTCTGTAAAGAGCCGTGGCACTTGTGAGTGCTGAATAATGGCACTTAAAATCCACAATGTGCCCAAACTCCAGTAGGCTATCAAGGGACATGACCTACCCGCTTCTAGAATTCCCCCCATTTTAATAACCTGAGAACAAGGCTGTAAATAAGCACATTGTAGATCTGTAAATGgctttaaacagaaattaatGGAATTCCAGCATTTTCATTCTTACACTTCACTTTAAGACAAGTATATACTCAGAAAGCTAAGGCATTCTCTGCTGGAACTATGTGGAGCAGAATGGTCATCATTTTTACACAAGAGACAACCCTGATCTGTATTCTCGGTCAGTTCCTCATGATAGTCACTTTTGTTCAAGTCTGAAACTGTGTGCTTATCGATTACTCCCAGCACTTGTTGTATCTCCTGTTTTAACCAGCTCAGGTCACAGTTCGAAGTTGCATGATGATTTTATTGCAATTTAATTTACATAATAGAAATTTCAGAAAGATTCAGGCTATCTATACCTCTACATTACTGATAGAGCACAGTATGCAAAATGCGAGGCTAATGTAAATCAacaagggagggatagctcagtggtttgagcattggcctgctaaacccagagttatttttataatttttaaagctGCAAGTCAACTTGCACAACTGATTTTAATGAAAACTACAAGGTCAGGGAGATTAAAATTCACAGATTATTAATTGTTTTTCATTACAGGATATGTCATTCCATCTGCCATCTGAATATACTTCTACACAGTCTTCAATTCCACCAAGATTATTTGGTTCTCTTGCAGCCCAGTTTGAGTATTCTATTGCTTCACCACTTAGATACTTAAATGAACCTTCTGTTTGTATATCGTTTATTCCAATATATGCTGCTTTGTTATGACGAACTACTATTTGTTGTATGGCACTGTTCTCTGCAGAATTCCTTGGAGAAGCAATCAGGCCACCAGCTTGGGAACACGTGGCTTTTGAGGTCTCAAAGTCACCTTCAGAGCCATTGGCTACAAATGTTTTTTCACTGGCACTACTGCCATTTATGAAAATCCAAGCTAGAAAAAACACAGAAGTACAGTACATCTAAGTTACATTTTTTCCGCATGCACTATTCTTTAGATTAGAGAAACAGGTTCTGGGACCCTGGAGCAAGAGGCTGTTATTTTTATTGATTCATTCTGTCAGATCAGCTGCACACCAACCCAGAAGTTTGAAAGGGGAAGAATATTTTACTGGTGCAGAGAAAACTATGGACAGAGGCAAAAGGTCTCAGGAAGACCCTAAAACAACCGGGAAAAATCTTAGGTTGAAATTTAtactttattattgttattttagtTAGCAATGAAGGCAGAGCTGAGGAAGTTTTTATTGTCCTAGAGAGTAGAGTTGGAATTGTACACAATACCAGAGTTTAATACTATTTTGGCACCCTATAATATTGCCATGTCACTATTGTAAAGTGCAGTGTTTGGGAACATTATTGCAGTATTTCTTATGAGGCCAGGCCCATTGGCCTTGATATGACACAGTGAGAATTTCTGTCATCATTCCATTATCTCAATTAGCATTTGCAGCTCTCTTTACAGGTAAGACTCAAGGGTCTGTTCCTGTTCCAGAGGAAGTAAATGGGAAATCAAGAGGCAGAATGAGGCCAC encodes:
- the LOC115655440 gene encoding pulmonary surfactant-associated protein D-like; translated protein: MLLLPIFNTFVLVLILVTTSNSNPAQVVQKWDQNACTLVVCGPAQNGLPGSDGKDGANGEKGDPGLRGIPGLPGKDGSPGPKGDRGAEGPKGDCGGTECELLKTEISDLQEQLKTLKATVSKIQKAWIFINGSSASEKTFVANGSEGDFETSKATCSQAGGLIASPRNSAENSAIQQIVVRHNKAAYIGINDIQTEGSFKYLSGEAIEYSNWAAREPNNLGGIEDCVEVYSDGRWNDISCNEKQLIICEF